In Piliocolobus tephrosceles isolate RC106 chromosome 6, ASM277652v3, whole genome shotgun sequence, the following are encoded in one genomic region:
- the ACIN1 gene encoding apoptotic chromatin condensation inducer in the nucleus isoform X6 has translation MLSESKEGEEKEEVTMDTSENRPENDVPEPPMPIADQVSNDDRPEGSVEDEEKKESSLPKSFKRKISVVSATKGVPAGNSDTEGGQPGRKRRWGASTATTQKKPSISITTESLKSLIPDIKPLAGQEAVVDLHADDSRISEDETERNGDDGTHDKGLKICRTVTQVVPAEGQENGQREEEEEEEKEPEAEPPVPPQVSVEVALPPPAEHEVKKVTLGDTLTRRSISQQKSGVSITIDDPVRTAQVPSPPRGKISNIVHISNLVRPFTLGQLKELLGRTGTLVEEAFWIDKIKSHCFVTYSTVEEAVATRTALHGVKWPQSNPKFLCADYAEQDELDYHRGLLVDRPSETKTEDQGIPRPLHPPPPPPVQPPQHPRAEQREQERAVREQWAEREREMERRERTRSEREWDRDKVREGPRSRSRSRDRRRKERAKSKEKKSEKKEKAQEEPPAKLLDDLFRKTKAAPCIYWLPLTDSQIVQKEAERAERAKEREKRRKEQEEEEQKEREKEAERERNRQLEREKRREHSRERDRERERERERDRGDRDRDRERDRDRGRERDRRDTKRHSRSRSRSTPVRDRGGRR, from the exons atgttatcAGAAAGCAAAGAAGG tgaggagaaggaggaagtgaCCATGGACACAAGTGAAAACAGACCTGAAAATGACGTTCCAGAACCTCCTATGCCTATTGCAGACCAAGTCAGCAACGATGACCGCCCGGAGGGCAGTGTTGAAgatgaggagaaaaaagag AGCTCGCTGCCCAAATCATTCAAGAGGAAGATCTCCGTTGTCT CAGCTACCAAGGGGGTGCCAGCTGGAAACAGTGACACAGAGGGGGGCCAGCCTGGTCGGAAACGACGTTGGGGAGCCAGCACAGCCACCACACAGAAGAAACCTTCCATCAGTATCACCACTGAATCACtcaag AGCCTCATCCCCGACATCAAACCCCTGGCGGGGCAGGAGGCTGTTGTGGATCTTCATGCTGATGACTCTCGCATCTCTGAGGATGAGACAGAGCGTAATGGCGATGATGGGACCCATGACAAGGGGCTGAAAATATGCCGGACAGTCACTCAG GTAGTACCTGCAGAGGGCCAGGAGAATGGGcagagggaagaagaagaagaagaagagaaggaaccTGAAGCAGAACCTCCTGTACCTCCCCAGGTGTCAGTAGAGGTGGCCTTGCCCCCACCTGCAGAGCATGAAGTAAAGAAAG TGACTTTAGGAGATACCTTAACTCGACGTTCCATTAGCCAGCAGAAGTCCGGAGTTTCCATTACAATTGATGACCCAGTCCGAACTGCCCAGGTGCCCTCCCCACCCCGGGGCAAGATTAGCAACATTGTCCATATCTCCAATTTG GTCCGTCCTTTCACTTTAGGCCAGCTAAAGGAGTTGCTGGGGCGCACAGGAACCTTGGTGGAAGAGGCCTTCTGGATTGACAAGATCAAATCTCATTGCTTTGTAACG TACTCAACAGTAGAGGAAGCTGTTGCCACCCGCACAGCTCTGCATGGGGTCAAATGGCCCCAGTCCAATCCCAAATTCCTTTGTGCTGACTATGCCGAGCAAGATGAG cTGGATTATCACCGAGGCCTCTTGGTGGACCGTCCCTCTGAAACTAAGACAGAGGATCAGGGGATACCACGGCCcctgcaccccccacccccacccccggtcCAGCCACCACAGCACCCCCGGGCAGAGCAGCGGGAGCAGGAACGGGCAGTGCGGGAACAGTGGGCAGAGCGGGAACGGGAAATGGAGCGGCGGGAGCGGACTCGATCAGAGCGTGAATGGGATCGGGACAAAGTTCGGGAAGGGCCCCGTTCCCGATCAAGGTCCCGTGACCGCCGCCGCAAGGAACGTGCAAAATCTAAAGAGAAGAAGAGTGAGAAGAAAG AGAAAGCCCAGGAGGAACCACCTGCCAAGCTGCTGGATGACCTTTTCCGAAAGACCAAGGCAGCTCCGTGCATCTATTGGCTCCCACTAACTGACAGCCAG ATCGTTCAGAAGGAGGCAGAGCGGGCCGAACGGGCCAAGGAGCGGGAGAAGCGGCGAAAGGAGCAAGAAGAAGAAGAGCAAAAGGAGCGGGAGAAGGAAGCTGAGCGTGAACGGAACCGACAGCTGGAGCGAGAGAAACGTCGGGAGCACAGTCGggagagggacagggagagagagagagaaagggagcgGGACAGGGGGGACCGAGATCGGGATAGAGAAAGGGACCGAGACCGAGGCAGGGAAAGGGATCGCAGGGACACCAAGCGGCACAGCAGAAGCCGGAGTCGGAGCACACCTGTGCGGGACCGGGGTGGGCGCCGCTAG
- the CDH24 gene encoding cadherin-24, translated as MWGLVRLLLAWLGGWGCMGRLAAPARAWAGSRGHPGPALLRTRRSWVWNQFFVIEEYAGPEPVLIGKLHSDVDRGEGRTKYLLTGEGAGTVFVIDEATGNIHVTKSLDREEKAQYVLLAQAVDRASNRPLEPPSEFIIKVQDINDNPPIFPLGPYHATVPEMSNVGTSVIQVTAHDADDPSYGNSAKLVYTVLDGLPFFSVDPQTGVVRTAIPNMDRETQEEFLVVIQAKDMGGHMGGLSGSTTVTVTLSDVNDNPPKFPQSLYQFSVVETAGPGTLVGRLRAQDPDLGDNALMAYSILDGEGSEAFSISTDSQGRDGLLTVRKPLDFESRRSYSFRVEATNTLIDPAYLRRGPFKDVASVRVVVQDAPEPPAFTQAAYHLTVPENKAPGTLVGQISAADLDSPASPIRYSILPHSDPERCFSIQPEEGTIHTAAPLDREARVWHNLTVLATELDSSAQASRVQVTIQTLDENDNAPQLAEPYDTFVCDSAAPGQLIQVIRALDRDEAGNSSHVSFQGPLGPDANFTVRDNRDGSASLLLPSRPAPPRQAPYLVPIELWDWGQPALSSTATVTVSVCRCQPDGSVASCWPEAHLSAAGLSTGALLAIITCVGALLALVVLFVALRRQKQEALMVLEEEDVRENIITYDDEGGGEEDTEAFDITALQNPDGAAPQAPGPPVRRDVLPRARVSRQPRPPGPADVAQLLALRLREADEDPSVPPYDSVQVYGYEGRGSSCGSLSSLGSGSEAGGVPGPAEPLDDWGPLFRTLAELYGAKEPPAP; from the exons ATGTGGGGCCTGGTGAGGCTCCTGCTGGCCTGGCTGGGTGGCTGGGGATGCATGGGGCGTCTGGCAGCCCCAGCCCGTGCCTGGGCAGGGTCCCGGGGACACCCAGGGCCTGCTCTGCTGCGGACTCGAAGGAGCTGGGTCTGGAACCAGTTCTTTGTCATTGAGGAATATGCTGGTCCAGAGCCTGTCCTCATTGGCAAG CTGCACTCGGATGTTGACCGGGGAGAGGGCCGCACCAAGTACCTGTTGACCGGGGAGGGGGCAGGCACCGTATTTGTGATTGATGAGGCCACAGGCAATATTCATGTTACCAAGAGCCTTGACCGGGAGGAAAAGGCACAATATGTGCTACTGGCCCAAGCCGTGGACCGAGCCTCCAACCGGCCCCTGGAGCCCCCATCAGAGTTCATCATCAAAGTGCAAGACATCAACGACAATCCACCCATTTTTCCCCTTGGGCCCTACCATGCCACCGTGCCCGAGATGTCCAATGTCG GGACATCAGTGATCCAGGTGACTGCTCACGATGCTGATGACCCCAGCTATGGGAACAGCGCCAAGCTGGTGTACACTGTTCTGGATGGACTGCCTTTCTTCTCTGTGGACCCCCAGACTG GAGTGGTGCGTACAGCCATCCCCAACATGGACCGGGAGACACAGGAGGAGTTCTTGGTGGTGATCCAGGCCAAGGACATGGGCGGCCACATGGGGGGGCTGTCAGGCAGCACTACGGTGACTGTCACACTCAGCGATGTCAACGACAATCCCCCCAAGTTCCCACAGA GCCTATACCAGTTCTCCGTGGTGGAGACAGCTGGACCTGGCACGCTGGTGGGCCGGCTCCGGGCCCAGGACCCAGACCTGGGGGACAACGCCCTGATGGCATACAGCATCCTGGATGGGGAGGGGTCTGAGGCCTTCAGCATCAGCACAGACTCCCAGGGTCGAGACGGGCTCCTCACCGTCCGCAAG CCCCTAGACTTCGAGAGCCGGCGCTCCTACTCCTTCCGTGTGGAGGCCACCAACACGCTCATTGACCCAGCCTATCTGCGGCGAGGGCCCTTCAAGGATGTGGCCTCTGTGCGTGTGGTGGTGCAAGATGCCCCAGAGCCACCTGCCTTCACCCAGGCTGCCTACCACCTGACAGTGCCCGAGAACAAGGCCCCAGGGACCCTGGTAGGCCAGATCTCAGCGGCTGACCTGGACTCCCCTGCCAGCCCAATCAG ATACTCCATCCTCCCCCACTCGGATCCGGAGCGTTGCTTCTCTATCCAGCCCGAAGAAGGGACCATCCACACAGCAGCACCCCTGGACCGCGAGGCTCGTGTCTGGCACAACCTCACTGTGCTGGCTACAGAGCTCG ACAGCTCTGCACAGGCCTCGCGCGTGCAAGTGACCATCCAGACCCTGGATGAGAATGACAATGCTCCCCAGTTGGCTGAGCCCTACGATACCTTTGTGTGTGACTCTGCAGCTCCTGGCCAG cTGATTCAGGTCATCCGGGCCCTGGACAGAGATGAAGCTGGCAATAGTAGCCATGTCTCCTTTCAAGGTCCTCTGGGCCCCGATGCCAACTTTACTGTCCGGGACAACCGAG ATGGCTCCGCCAGCCTGCTGCTGCCCTCCCGCCCTGCTCCACCCCGCCAGGCCCCCTACTTGGTTCCCATAGAACTGTGGGACTGGGGGCAGCCGGCGCTAAGCAGCACTGCCACAGTGACTGTTAGTGTGTGCCGCTGCCAGCCTGACGGCTCTGTGGCATCCTGCTGGCCTGAGGCTCACCTCTCAGCTGCTGGGCTCAGCACCGGTGCCCTGCTTGCCATCATCACCTGTGTGGGTGCCCTGCTTG CCCTGGTAGTGCTCTTCGTGGCCCTGCGGCGGCAGAAGCAGGAAGCATTGATGGTACTAGAGGAGGAGGACGTCCGAGAGAACATCATCACCTACGACGACGAGGGCGGCGGCGAGGAGGACACCGAGGCCTTCGACATCACGGCCCTGCAGAACCCGGACGGGGCGGCCCCCCAGGCGCCCGGCCCTCCCGTGCGCCGAGACGTGCTGCCCCGGGCTCGGGTGTCGCGCCAGCCCAGACCCCCCGGCCCCGCCGACGTGGCGCAGCTCCTGGCGCTGCGGCTCCGCGAGGCGGACGAGGACCCCAGCGTACCCCCGTACGACTCGGTGCAGGTGTACGGCTACGAGGGCCGGGGCTCCTCCTGCGGCTCCCTCAGCTCCCTGGGATCCGGCAGCGAAGCCGGCGGCGTCCCCGGCCCCGCGGAGCCGCTGGACGACTGGGGTCCGCTCTTCCGCACCCTGGCGGAGCTGTATGGGGCCAAAGAGCCCCCGGCCCCCTGA
- the PSMB11 gene encoding proteasome subunit beta type-11, with the protein MALQDVCKWQSPDTQGPSPHLPRAGGWAVPRGCDPQTFLQIHGPRLAHGTTTLAFRFRHGVIAAADTRSSCGSYVACPASCKVIPVHQHLLGTTSGTSADCATWYRVLQRELRLRELREGQLPSVASAAKLLSAMMSRYRGLDLCVATALCGWDRSGPMLFYVYSDGTRLQGDIFSVGSGSPYAYGVLDRGYRYDMSTQEAYALARCAVAHATHRDAYSGGSVDLFHVRESGWEHVSRSDACVLYMELQKLLEPEPEEDASHAHPEPATTHRAAEDRELSVGPGEMTPGDSRMPAGTETV; encoded by the coding sequence ATGGCTCTGCAGGATGTGTGCAAGTGGCAGTCCCCTGACACCCAGGGACCATCACCTCACCTGCCTCGGGCTGGTGGCTGGGCTGTGCCCCGGGGCTGTGACCCTCAAACCTTCCTGCAGATCCATGGCCCCAGATTGGCCCATGGCACTACCACCCTGGCCTTCCGCTTCCGTCATGGAGTCATTGCTGCAGCCGACACGCGTTCCTCCTGTGGCAGCTACGTGGCGTGTCCAGCCTCATGCAAGGTCATCCCTGTGCACCAGCACCTCCTGGGTACCACCTCTGGCACCTCCGCCGACTGTGCTACCTGGTATCGGGTGTTACAGCGGGAGCTGCGGCTTCGGGAACTGAGGGAGGGTCAGCTGCCCAGTGTGGCCAGTGCTGCCAAGCTCTTGTCAGCCATGATGTCTCGATACCGGGGACTGGATCTCTGTGTGGCCACTGCCCTGTGCGGCTGGGACCGCTCTGGCCCTATGCTTTTCTACGTCTATAGCGATGGCACCCGCCTGCAGGGGGATATCTTCTCTGTGGGCTCTGGATCTCCCTATGCCTACGGCGTGCTAGACCGTGGCTATCGCTACGACATGAGCACCCAGGAAGCCTACGCCCTGGCTCGCTGCGCCGTGGCCCATGCCACCCACCGTGATGCCTATTCAGGGGGCTCTGTAGACCTTTTCCACGTGCGGGAGAGTGGATGGGAGCATGTGTCACGCAGTGATGCCTGTGTGCTGTACATGGAGTTACAGAAGCTCCTGGAGCCAGAGCCAGAGGAGGATGCCAGCCATGCCCATCCTGAGCCTGCCACTACCCACAGAGCTGCAGAAGATAGAGAGCTCTCTGTGGGGCCAGGGGAGATGACACCAGGAGACTCCCGGATGCCAGCAGGGACTGAGACAGTGTGA